In uncultured Cohaesibacter sp., a genomic segment contains:
- a CDS encoding MarR family transcriptional regulator gives MDKKEAEEHVGYLLFDVSRQFRKRYEERSKNIGLTLQQARVIGYLFCHPDGLSQATLAAAVDSDPMTISGILDRLEKRGLVQRVQDPSDSRAKLVTLLPEGCEHFTAARSISRKLFDEILDDLETGHREILVSSLKHIRDRLMDASQENKETQE, from the coding sequence ATGGACAAGAAGGAGGCTGAAGAACACGTGGGCTATCTGCTGTTTGACGTGTCTCGCCAATTCCGCAAACGATATGAAGAGCGATCAAAGAACATCGGCCTGACCTTGCAGCAGGCCCGCGTCATTGGCTATCTCTTCTGCCATCCCGATGGCCTCTCCCAAGCCACGCTGGCTGCCGCCGTTGACAGCGATCCGATGACGATCAGCGGCATATTGGATCGCCTGGAAAAGCGCGGTCTTGTTCAGCGGGTTCAGGACCCCTCCGATAGTCGCGCCAAGCTGGTGACGCTTCTGCCTGAAGGCTGCGAGCATTTCACGGCGGCCCGCAGCATTAGCCGGAAACTGTTTGACGAGATACTCGACGACCTCGAGACCGGACACCGGGAGATTCTGGTCAGCAGCCTGAAGCATATTCGAGACCGCCTGATGGACGCGTCTCAAGAGAACAAGGAAACACAGGAATGA
- a CDS encoding HlyD family secretion protein — translation MNARTPVVAENATKVEGDASNPADKHRVKESAPAVEGLKEERPKLARKKRTGRLLVMVSVPLLILLGGLWVWLTGGRFEETDNAYAQQTKIAISADVSGRIQTVSVSENQKVKAGDTLFTLDPEPFQIAVDEAEADLSKARLDVEQLKVSFHTAQASLASAQDSLQVQQELYDRRAILAEKGVTSNSTLDELKLSLLSAKNAVTTAQQQVENARAALGGNPSMPTDEHPLVRTEMAKLELAERNLVKTTIKAPSAGVISKIDNMNVGQFVTAGSSMASLFEADNTWVDANFKETQLEGIEIGMPVEVTFDAYPSAHFNGKVSSISAGTGAEFALIPAQNATGNWVKVVQRVPVRIELDKTQQSGRLRSGLSAVVSVDTGQTSFDKLLAH, via the coding sequence ATGAATGCGCGCACCCCAGTGGTTGCTGAGAACGCAACTAAAGTTGAAGGCGATGCGTCCAATCCCGCGGACAAACATCGCGTCAAGGAGTCTGCTCCTGCGGTGGAAGGCCTGAAAGAGGAACGACCAAAGCTGGCCCGCAAGAAGCGGACGGGACGTCTGCTTGTCATGGTCTCCGTACCCCTGCTCATCCTGTTGGGTGGCCTCTGGGTGTGGCTGACTGGTGGTCGCTTCGAGGAAACCGACAACGCCTATGCGCAGCAGACAAAGATTGCCATCTCTGCCGACGTTTCCGGGCGGATCCAGACCGTCAGTGTGTCGGAGAACCAGAAAGTGAAGGCGGGCGATACGCTTTTCACGCTTGATCCTGAGCCCTTCCAGATCGCGGTTGACGAGGCCGAAGCCGACCTGAGCAAGGCGCGGCTGGATGTCGAGCAGCTCAAGGTGAGCTTCCACACGGCGCAGGCCTCGCTTGCCTCGGCGCAGGACAGCCTTCAGGTGCAGCAGGAGCTTTATGATCGCCGGGCCATTCTGGCTGAAAAGGGTGTGACGTCCAACTCTACCCTTGATGAGCTGAAGCTGTCACTGCTGTCCGCCAAGAATGCCGTAACGACTGCCCAGCAGCAGGTGGAAAATGCACGCGCTGCCCTTGGTGGCAACCCTTCCATGCCGACCGACGAGCATCCGCTTGTCCGCACCGAGATGGCCAAGCTGGAACTGGCTGAGCGCAATCTGGTCAAGACCACGATCAAGGCTCCGAGTGCGGGCGTCATCTCCAAGATTGACAACATGAATGTCGGCCAGTTCGTCACGGCAGGCAGCTCCATGGCCAGCCTGTTCGAGGCGGACAACACCTGGGTGGACGCAAACTTCAAGGAAACCCAGCTGGAAGGAATTGAGATCGGCATGCCGGTAGAGGTGACCTTCGATGCCTACCCGAGCGCCCACTTCAATGGCAAGGTATCCAGCATCAGTGCAGGCACCGGTGCCGAATTCGCCCTGATCCCGGCACAGAATGCCACCGGCAACTGGGTCAAGGTCGTCCAGCGCGTTCCCGTGCGCATCGAACTGGACAAGACACAACAGTCAGGCAGATTGCGCTCCGGTTTGAGCGCTGTCGTCAGTGTTGATACGGGGCAGACATCATTCGACAAGCTCTTGGCACATTGA